The following are encoded in a window of Pangasianodon hypophthalmus isolate fPanHyp1 chromosome 14, fPanHyp1.pri, whole genome shotgun sequence genomic DNA:
- the gdpd1 gene encoding lysophospholipase D GDPD1, whose amino-acid sequence MSAAVYVLSTVTGYVLTSALLLKCPSLLHRRKRETFRSRHISHRGGAGENLENTMAAFRHAVQLGTDMLELDCHLTKDEQVVVLHDSNLKRSTGVSANISDVAYADLPPYLCKLGVTFKRECFVEGGEDKNIPLLRDVFEAFPKTPINIDIKVNDDTLIRKVSELVVKYDREQLTVWGNSSDKIVKKCYNENPRIPLLFSLPRVLLLVGLFYTGLLPFVPLKEQFLEIPMPSITLKLRDPRKMTRSERLITWLADTLLMRKALFDHLTARGIQVYVWVLNDEEDFKRAFDLGATGVMTDYPTKLKEFMENFPSTSK is encoded by the exons ATGAGTGCCGCGGTGTATGTTTTATCCACGGTTACTGGTTATGTGCTCACATCCGCTTTGTTGCTGAAATGTCCTTCGTTGCTGCATCGAAGGAAGCGCGAGACTTTCCGCAGCCGCCACATCTCCCACCGGGGCG GTGCAGGTGAGAACCTGGAGAACACGATGGCAGCCTTCAGGCA TGCTGTACAGCTTGGCACTGACATGCTGGAGCTGGACTGTCATTTGACCAAGGACGAGCAGGTGGTGGTCTTGCATGACTCCAACCTGAAGAGGTCGACCGGAGTTAGCGCCAACATTTCAGATGTTGCATACGCC GATCTTCCACCTTACTTGTGTAAGCTTGGTGTGACTTTCAAGCGAG AGTGCTTTGTCGAAGGAGGTGAAGATAAAAACATCCCTCTACTGAGAGACGTATTTGAGGCTTTCCCGAAGACCCCCATTAACATTGACATCAAAGTCAATGATGACACACTCATCAGGAAG GTCTCTGAGCTGGTTGTTAAATATGATAGAGAGCAGCTGACTGTATGGGGTAACTCCAGTGACAAGATAGTTAAGAAATGCTACAACGAG AACCCTCGGATCCCACTGCTGTTCAGTTTACCCAGAGTTCTGCTCCTCGTGGGGCTTTTCTATACTGGCCTTCTGCCCTTTGTACCCCTTAAGGAGCAGTTCTTGGAGATCCCCATGCCTTCTATTACTTTGAA ACTCAGAGACCCCAGGAAAATGACACGGAGTGAACGCCTCATCACTTGGCTGGCAGACAC CCTCCTCATGAGAAAAGCTCTGTTTGACCATCTAACAGCTCGTGGAATACAG gtcTATGTGTGGGTGCTGAATGATGAGGAAGACTTTAAACGCGCATTTGATCTCGGGGCCACCGGGGTGATGACAGACTACCCCACCAAGCTCAAAGAGTTCATGGAGAATTTCCCTTCTACATCCAAATGA